In Vibrio gangliei, a single window of DNA contains:
- a CDS encoding phosphatase PAP2 family protein has product MKTIQPIARLDLAFSLLCLQHRFNLPVARISRAVSHTGDGHLYAVIGLVAWLFEPTIGQTFLLLGLLAFLIELPIYWLLKNSFKRRRPAQISDLLTSFITPSDQYSLPSGHTAAAFVMAVLLEHCYPELGLIAFIWAGLIGFSRILLGVHFLTDIVLGAILGMTCALIAIQWIG; this is encoded by the coding sequence ATGAAAACCATACAACCGATCGCACGCTTAGATTTAGCGTTTTCATTATTGTGCTTACAGCATCGATTCAACTTGCCTGTCGCGCGCATCAGTCGAGCAGTCTCTCATACTGGAGATGGCCACTTATATGCCGTGATTGGTTTGGTCGCCTGGCTATTTGAGCCAACCATAGGGCAAACCTTTTTATTACTCGGTTTATTGGCGTTTTTGATTGAGCTACCGATTTATTGGTTACTGAAAAACAGTTTTAAACGTCGTCGTCCTGCGCAAATTTCCGATCTGCTCACTTCTTTTATCACGCCTTCTGATCAATACAGCTTACCTTCAGGCCACACGGCAGCTGCATTTGTGATGGCAGTATTATTGGAGCATTGCTACCCAGAACTGGGTCTTATTGCTTTTATTTGGGCTGGTTTGATTGGCTTTTCTCGTATTTTATTAGGGGTGCACTTTCTCACAGACATCGTGTTAGGCGCGATACTTGGGATGACTTGTGCACTTATTGCCATTCAATGGATAGGCTAA
- the leuC gene encoding 3-isopropylmalate dehydratase large subunit, translating to MSNTTAKTLYEKVYDAHVVVAAQGENPILYIDRHLVHEVTSPQAFDGLREKGRKVRQVSKTFATMDHNVSTTTKDINASGEMARIQMQTLMKNCLDFGVTLYDLNHKYQGIVHVMGPELGITLPGMTIVCGDSHTATHGAFGSLAFGIGTSEVEHVLATQTLKQARAKTMKIEVKGKVAEGITAKDIVLAIIGKTTAAGGTGYVVEFCGEAITDLSMEGRMTVCNMAIELGAKAGLIAPDQTTFDYIKDKKFAPKGADFDAAVEYWKTLKSDDDAQFDAVVTLDAAEIKPQVTWGTNPGQVMSVDGIIPNPQDFTDPVEKASAEKALAYMGLEAGKKLSDYAIDKVFVGSCTNSRIEDMRAAAAVAKGRKVAANVQALIVPGSEQVKAQAEQEGLDKIFIEAGFEWRLPGCSMCLAMNNDRLGPKERCASTSNRNFEGRQGRDGRTHLVSPAMAAAAAIAGHFVDIRSLDAQ from the coding sequence ATGTCAAACACAACGGCAAAAACACTATATGAAAAAGTCTACGATGCTCATGTTGTCGTAGCCGCCCAAGGCGAAAATCCAATTTTGTACATCGACCGTCACTTAGTCCATGAGGTGACGTCTCCACAAGCCTTTGATGGTTTGCGTGAAAAAGGCCGAAAAGTACGCCAAGTCAGCAAAACCTTTGCCACTATGGATCACAACGTATCGACCACCACCAAAGACATTAATGCCTCAGGTGAAATGGCGCGCATCCAAATGCAAACCTTGATGAAAAACTGTTTGGATTTTGGAGTCACTCTGTATGATTTGAACCATAAATACCAAGGTATTGTGCATGTTATGGGTCCTGAATTGGGTATTACCTTACCGGGCATGACCATTGTCTGTGGCGATTCCCATACCGCAACGCATGGCGCATTTGGCTCTTTAGCCTTTGGTATCGGCACCTCAGAAGTTGAGCATGTTTTAGCAACCCAAACACTAAAGCAAGCTCGAGCTAAGACCATGAAAATTGAAGTCAAAGGCAAAGTCGCCGAAGGCATCACAGCTAAAGATATCGTGCTGGCAATCATCGGTAAAACCACCGCTGCCGGTGGCACCGGTTACGTGGTCGAGTTTTGTGGTGAAGCGATTACTGACCTTTCAATGGAAGGCCGTATGACCGTCTGTAACATGGCAATTGAACTTGGTGCCAAAGCGGGTCTTATCGCACCGGATCAAACCACCTTCGATTACATCAAAGACAAAAAGTTTGCACCGAAAGGCGCCGATTTTGACGCCGCAGTGGAATACTGGAAAACCCTTAAATCCGATGATGACGCACAGTTTGATGCGGTCGTCACTCTAGATGCGGCCGAAATCAAACCGCAAGTGACTTGGGGGACCAACCCAGGCCAAGTGATGTCAGTTGATGGCATCATTCCAAACCCACAAGATTTCACCGATCCAGTTGAAAAAGCCTCTGCAGAAAAAGCTTTGGCCTACATGGGATTAGAAGCCGGCAAGAAATTGTCTGACTATGCCATTGATAAAGTCTTTGTGGGCTCTTGTACTAACTCACGTATTGAAGATATGCGCGCCGCGGCAGCCGTAGCGAAAGGCCGCAAAGTGGCAGCTAACGTGCAGGCATTGATCGTACCAGGTTCTGAGCAGGTGAAAGCCCAAGCAGAGCAAGAAGGATTAGATAAGATCTTTATTGAAGCAGGGTTTGAATGGCGCTTACCAGGCTGTTCTATGTGTTTGGCGATGAATAATGATCGCTTAGGGCCAAAAGAGCGCTGCGCATCCACCAGTAACCGTAACTTTGAAGGTCGCCAAGGCCGTGACGGACGTACTCACCTAGTGAGCCCTGCCATGGCAGCCGCCGCAGCGATTGCCGGTCACTTTGTCGATATTCGTTCACTAGACGCACAATAA
- the ilvN gene encoding acetolactate synthase small subunit, which produces MRHIISLLLENQPGSLSRVVGLFSQRGYNIESLTVSPTDDATLSRINITTATDALQLEQIEKNLHKLVDVLKVQEVTEFDYVERELMLVKVKASGFSRAEVHRLADVFRGQIVDVTASLFTIQLAGDSAKLDAFIKAVSEMTDVIEVARSGVVGIARGERALKT; this is translated from the coding sequence ATGAGACATATCATTTCATTGCTATTAGAAAACCAGCCAGGTTCTTTATCTCGTGTTGTGGGCTTATTCTCTCAACGTGGTTATAACATTGAATCTTTAACGGTATCGCCAACCGATGATGCGACCTTATCGCGTATTAACATCACTACCGCTACCGATGCTCTGCAACTTGAGCAAATTGAGAAAAACTTGCACAAGCTGGTGGATGTTCTCAAAGTGCAAGAAGTAACCGAATTTGATTATGTTGAACGTGAATTGATGTTGGTGAAAGTGAAAGCCAGCGGTTTTTCTCGCGCAGAAGTCCATCGTTTAGCGGATGTATTCCGTGGGCAAATTGTTGATGTGACCGCTTCCTTGTTTACGATTCAACTTGCTGGTGACAGCGCGAAACTGGATGCTTTCATCAAAGCGGTGTCTGAAATGACCGATGTGATAGAAGTTGCCCGCAGTGGTGTGGTTGGTATCGCACGTGGTGAACGAGCCTTGAAAACTTAA
- the leuB gene encoding 3-isopropylmalate dehydrogenase, translating to MASTYKIAVLPGDGIGPEVMQQAQKVLDAIEQKHAITFEREEFDVGGIAIDNHGCPLPEATVKGCEDADAVLFGSVGGPKWEHLPPNDQPERGALLPLRKHFQLFCNLRPAQIHAGLENFSPLRADISARGFDIVVVRELTGGIYFGQPKGREGSGPEEKAFDTEVYHRYEIERIAKIAFESARLRNKKVCSVDKANVLQSSILWREVVEEIAKDYPDVELSHIYIDNATMQLIKDPSQFDVMLCSNIFGDIISDECAMITGSMGMLPSASLNESKFGLYEPAGGSAPDIAGKNIANPVAQILSAALMLRYSLGEEDAAQSIEQAVSKALAAGELTADLAGDKPALSTSEMGDKIAQYILNS from the coding sequence ATGGCAAGCACATACAAAATTGCTGTTTTACCCGGTGACGGCATTGGCCCAGAAGTGATGCAACAGGCACAAAAGGTGCTTGATGCCATTGAACAAAAACATGCGATTACTTTTGAGCGTGAAGAATTTGATGTTGGCGGGATTGCGATTGATAACCACGGTTGTCCACTACCAGAAGCCACTGTAAAAGGCTGTGAAGATGCCGATGCGGTATTGTTTGGCTCGGTCGGTGGGCCGAAATGGGAACACTTACCACCCAATGATCAACCTGAGCGCGGCGCGCTACTTCCACTTCGTAAACACTTCCAACTCTTCTGTAACCTTCGCCCTGCGCAAATTCACGCAGGATTAGAAAACTTCTCACCACTTCGTGCCGATATTTCAGCACGCGGCTTTGATATTGTGGTGGTGCGTGAATTGACTGGCGGCATCTACTTTGGTCAACCAAAAGGCCGTGAAGGCTCTGGCCCAGAAGAAAAAGCGTTTGATACTGAAGTGTATCACCGCTATGAGATTGAGCGCATTGCAAAAATTGCGTTTGAATCTGCCCGTCTTCGTAACAAAAAAGTCTGTTCGGTCGATAAAGCCAACGTTCTACAAAGCTCCATTCTATGGCGTGAAGTGGTGGAAGAAATCGCCAAAGATTACCCCGATGTCGAGCTTTCTCACATCTACATCGATAACGCCACCATGCAGCTTATCAAAGATCCATCGCAATTTGATGTGATGCTGTGTTCGAATATTTTCGGTGACATTATTTCTGATGAATGTGCCATGATCACAGGTTCTATGGGCATGCTACCTTCTGCCAGCTTAAACGAAAGTAAGTTTGGTTTATATGAACCCGCAGGCGGCAGCGCACCCGATATCGCCGGAAAAAATATTGCCAACCCTGTGGCGCAAATTTTGTCAGCGGCATTAATGCTTCGTTATAGCCTAGGTGAAGAAGACGCAGCGCAAAGCATTGAGCAAGCGGTATCAAAAGCACTAGCAGCCGGAGAGCTGACCGCCGATCTTGCTGGTGACAAGCCAGCCCTTTCCACATCAGAAATGGGCGATAAGATCGCACAATATATTCTAAATTCATAA
- a CDS encoding acetolactate synthase 3 large subunit, with protein sequence MEMLSGADMIVRSLIDEGVEHIFGYPGGSVLDIYDALHEKSDIEHVLVRHEQAAVHMADGYARATGKVGVVLVTSGPGATNAITGIATAYMDSAPMVVLSGQVPSSLIGNDAFQECDMVGISRPVVKHSFLVTKAEDIPSTIKKAFYLASTGRPGPVVVDLPKNVLNPLESYPYHYPEEIKMRSYNPTTSGHKGQIKKGLKALLSAKKPVLYVGGGAIIAEASEQLIKLAEALNLPVVSTLMGLGAFPATHHNSLGMLGMHGTYEANMAMHNADLIFGVGVRFDDRTTNNVEKYCPNAKIMHIDIDPSSISKTIQADLPIVGSADEVLNSMLKLLEDQGAEQDSEALETWWQELQSWRNRHCLAYETNSERIKPQQVVETLYKLTKGEAYVASDVGQHQMFAALYYPFDKPRRWINSGGLGTMGFGLPAAMGVKFAMPQEEVVCITGDGSIQMNIQELSTCMQYDIPVKIINLNNRFLGMVKQWQDMIYQGRHSHSYMDSVPDFAAIAEAYGHVGIRIDKPEDLESGLQKALDMKDRLVFVDINVDETEHVYPMQIKGEGMDKMWLSKTERT encoded by the coding sequence ATGGAAATGTTATCTGGCGCGGATATGATCGTCCGTTCCTTAATCGACGAAGGTGTCGAACATATCTTTGGTTATCCAGGCGGGTCTGTCTTGGATATTTACGATGCGCTACACGAAAAAAGTGACATTGAACACGTACTGGTTCGTCATGAACAAGCAGCGGTGCATATGGCGGATGGTTACGCTCGTGCAACTGGCAAAGTGGGCGTGGTGTTGGTGACATCTGGCCCTGGGGCCACCAATGCGATTACTGGCATCGCGACAGCGTATATGGATTCAGCGCCAATGGTGGTGCTATCTGGTCAAGTACCAAGCAGTTTAATTGGTAATGATGCCTTCCAAGAATGTGACATGGTAGGGATCTCTCGACCTGTCGTTAAGCACAGTTTTTTAGTCACCAAAGCCGAAGACATTCCTTCTACCATTAAAAAAGCTTTCTATCTTGCTTCTACTGGCCGCCCTGGCCCTGTTGTTGTCGATCTTCCTAAAAACGTACTCAATCCGCTTGAAAGCTACCCATATCATTACCCTGAAGAAATTAAGATGCGATCTTATAATCCCACCACTTCAGGGCACAAAGGTCAGATCAAAAAGGGCCTAAAAGCATTATTGTCCGCTAAGAAGCCGGTTCTATATGTAGGCGGTGGCGCTATTATTGCGGAAGCGAGTGAGCAATTGATCAAACTGGCGGAAGCATTAAACCTACCTGTCGTCAGTACGTTAATGGGCTTAGGTGCTTTCCCTGCGACGCATCATAATTCTCTTGGTATGCTTGGCATGCACGGTACTTATGAAGCGAATATGGCCATGCATAATGCTGACTTGATTTTCGGCGTGGGAGTGCGTTTTGATGACCGTACTACCAACAATGTTGAGAAGTACTGCCCGAATGCCAAGATTATGCATATTGATATCGATCCTTCTTCGATCTCAAAAACCATTCAAGCGGATCTCCCTATTGTTGGTTCTGCAGATGAAGTATTGAACAGTATGCTGAAATTGCTTGAAGACCAAGGTGCAGAGCAAGATTCTGAGGCGCTTGAAACGTGGTGGCAAGAGCTGCAAAGTTGGAGAAATCGCCATTGTTTGGCCTATGAAACAAACTCTGAGCGTATTAAGCCACAGCAAGTGGTGGAAACCTTATACAAATTGACCAAAGGCGAAGCTTATGTTGCTTCTGATGTTGGTCAGCACCAAATGTTTGCTGCACTTTATTATCCATTTGATAAGCCGCGTCGTTGGATTAACTCGGGTGGCTTAGGCACGATGGGATTTGGCTTACCTGCGGCGATGGGGGTGAAATTTGCCATGCCACAAGAAGAAGTGGTGTGTATTACCGGTGATGGCAGTATTCAGATGAATATCCAAGAGCTATCAACTTGTATGCAATACGATATTCCGGTCAAAATTATCAACTTGAATAACCGTTTCTTAGGTATGGTGAAACAGTGGCAGGATATGATCTACCAAGGTCGCCATTCTCATTCATATATGGATTCTGTGCCTGATTTCGCTGCGATTGCAGAAGCCTATGGTCATGTTGGTATCCGAATTGATAAACCAGAAGATCTTGAATCTGGCTTACAAAAAGCGCTCGATATGAAAGATCGCTTAGTATTCGTCGATATTAATGTGGATGAAACGGAGCATGTTTACCCGATGCAAATTAAAGGGGAAGGCATGGATAAAATGTGGCTAAGCAAAACGGAGAGAACCTAA
- the pykF gene encoding pyruvate kinase PykF, with amino-acid sequence MKKTKIVCTIGPKTESVEKLTELANAGMNVMRLNFSHGDFEEHGNRIANLRQVMKNTGKQLAILLDTKGPEIRTIKLENGEDVALVAGQDFTFTTDTSVVGNKNTVAVTYPGFAQDLTAGDTILVDDGLIEMEVVATTDTEVKCKVLNNGDLGENKGVNLPGVSVKLPALAEKDKADLKFGCEQGVDFVAASFIRKAEDVKEIRELLCANGGENIQIISKIENQEGVDNFDEILEASDGIMVARGDLGVEIPVEEVIFAQKMMIEKCNRARKVVITATQMLDSMIKNPRPTRAEAGDVANAIMDGTDAVMLSGESAKGKYPVEAVTIMAQICQRTDRALKAELSSRLDSPRLRITEAVCKSAVETAEKLAAPVIVVATEAGKSARSVRKYFPTANIIAVTTNTKTAAQLCLSKGVTPIVVESINDTEDFYRQGMAIALETGLGQKGDVTVMVSGALVPSGTTNTSSVHVL; translated from the coding sequence ATGAAAAAGACCAAAATCGTATGTACGATTGGCCCGAAAACCGAATCTGTTGAGAAACTAACTGAACTTGCAAACGCAGGCATGAACGTAATGCGTTTGAACTTCTCACACGGTGACTTTGAAGAACACGGCAACCGTATTGCTAACCTTCGCCAAGTAATGAAAAACACAGGCAAACAACTGGCTATCCTTTTAGATACGAAAGGTCCTGAAATCCGCACAATCAAACTAGAAAACGGTGAAGATGTTGCTCTAGTTGCAGGTCAAGATTTCACATTCACCACTGACACTTCAGTGGTTGGTAACAAAAACACAGTAGCCGTCACCTACCCTGGTTTTGCTCAAGACCTTACCGCTGGCGACACTATCCTAGTAGACGATGGTCTAATTGAAATGGAAGTGGTTGCAACTACCGATACTGAAGTTAAATGTAAAGTATTGAACAACGGTGACCTAGGTGAAAACAAAGGTGTGAACCTTCCTGGCGTTTCTGTAAAACTTCCTGCTCTTGCTGAAAAAGATAAAGCTGACCTTAAATTCGGTTGTGAGCAAGGCGTTGATTTCGTTGCTGCTTCTTTCATCCGTAAAGCTGAAGATGTAAAAGAAATCCGTGAATTGCTATGTGCAAACGGCGGCGAAAACATCCAAATCATCTCTAAGATCGAAAACCAAGAAGGTGTTGATAACTTCGATGAGATCCTAGAAGCGTCTGACGGTATCATGGTTGCTCGTGGTGACCTAGGTGTTGAAATCCCAGTTGAAGAAGTAATCTTCGCGCAAAAAATGATGATCGAGAAATGTAACCGCGCACGTAAAGTGGTTATCACTGCAACTCAAATGCTTGATTCTATGATCAAAAACCCACGTCCAACTCGCGCTGAAGCGGGCGACGTTGCGAACGCAATCATGGACGGCACTGACGCAGTAATGCTTTCAGGTGAATCTGCGAAAGGTAAATACCCAGTTGAAGCGGTAACTATCATGGCGCAAATCTGTCAGCGTACTGACCGTGCACTGAAAGCAGAACTAAGCTCTCGTCTAGACAGCCCACGTCTACGCATCACTGAAGCGGTATGTAAATCAGCAGTAGAAACTGCAGAGAAACTAGCAGCTCCAGTTATCGTTGTTGCTACTGAAGCGGGTAAATCTGCACGTTCTGTACGTAAATATTTCCCAACAGCGAACATCATTGCTGTAACAACCAACACTAAAACAGCAGCGCAACTTTGCCTATCTAAAGGTGTTACGCCAATCGTGGTTGAATCAATCAACGATACTGAAGACTTCTACCGTCAAGGTATGGCGATCGCACTTGAAACTGGCCTAGGTCAAAAAGGCGATGTAACCGTTATGGTTTCTGGCGCTCTAGTACCATCAGGCACAACTAACACCTCTTCTGTTCACGTTTTATAA
- a CDS encoding MJ1255/VC2487 family glycosyltransferase, producing the protein MKILYGVQGTGNGHIARARAMAAALKRQPNVSVDFVFSGRDKDKYFSMEGFGDYQTRRGLTFCSEKGKVSHLKTAINTSPSQIWKEVSEMDLSGYDLVLNDFEPITAWAAKKQNIPTIGISHQNAFRYSVPKKGATWIDHALIQHFAPTQHRLGLHWYHFQQPILPPIVHTSQSHHSSQKDFILVYLPFEDCQEILSLLMRFSQYQFVCYHPEIEQPIQQEHITLRPLSYDQFQADLHACHGVIANGGFELPSEALTLGKKLLLKPLNGQFEQMSNVATLESLGLAHSMLWLDPSAIRCWLEEQAAEPVIYPDVAECISQWVVQGDWHHISPLWTQLWEQVDFPHYALINE; encoded by the coding sequence ATGAAAATTTTATATGGTGTGCAAGGTACTGGAAATGGGCATATTGCGAGAGCCAGAGCGATGGCGGCAGCACTGAAGCGTCAGCCAAATGTGTCAGTGGATTTTGTATTTTCAGGCCGTGATAAAGACAAATATTTTTCAATGGAAGGTTTTGGGGATTACCAAACACGTCGAGGTCTGACGTTTTGCAGCGAAAAAGGCAAAGTCAGTCATTTAAAAACCGCCATCAATACTAGCCCTAGCCAAATATGGAAAGAAGTCTCTGAGATGGACTTATCAGGTTATGACTTGGTGTTAAATGATTTTGAACCGATCACGGCATGGGCGGCGAAAAAACAAAATATTCCAACAATTGGAATTAGCCATCAAAATGCCTTTCGCTACTCTGTGCCGAAAAAAGGGGCGACATGGATTGATCATGCGCTTATCCAACATTTCGCACCGACTCAACATCGACTCGGCTTACATTGGTATCACTTTCAACAGCCGATCTTGCCGCCAATCGTGCATACCTCTCAATCTCATCATTCATCGCAAAAAGATTTCATTTTGGTCTACTTACCTTTTGAAGACTGCCAAGAAATTCTATCGCTATTGATGCGCTTTTCTCAGTATCAATTTGTTTGTTATCACCCAGAGATTGAGCAACCTATTCAGCAAGAGCATATTACGCTCAGACCATTATCCTATGATCAGTTTCAAGCCGACTTGCATGCTTGTCATGGGGTCATAGCTAATGGTGGATTTGAACTGCCATCCGAGGCTCTGACGCTTGGTAAAAAACTATTGTTAAAGCCTTTGAATGGGCAATTCGAGCAGATGAGTAATGTGGCGACTTTGGAGTCATTAGGGCTGGCACATTCTATGTTGTGGCTAGATCCAAGTGCTATTCGTTGTTGGCTAGAAGAACAAGCCGCAGAGCCGGTGATTTATCCTGATGTGGCTGAATGTATTTCGCAATGGGTAGTGCAAGGTGATTGGCATCACATCTCACCGTTATGGACTCAACTATGGGAGCAGGTCGATTTTCCGCATTACGCATTGATTAATGAATGA
- the leuA gene encoding 2-isopropylmalate synthase: MNDQVIIFDTTLRDGEQALSASLTVKEKLQIAYALERLGVDIIEAGFPVSSPGDFESVKTIAQNIKGSRICALSRAVEKDIDVAAEALKVAEAFRIHTFISTSTIHVQDKLRRSYDDVVDMAVNAVKRARKYTDDVEFSCEDAGRTPIDNLCRIVEAAINAGATTVNIPDTVGYTLPNEFGGIIETLFNRVPNIDKAVISVHCHDDLGMSVATSMAAIQAGARQVEGTINGIGERAGNCALEEIAMIIKTRAEFLGVTTGLKYDEIHRTSKLVSQLCNMPIQSNKAIVGANAFSHSSGIHQDGMLKNKNTYEIMTPESIGLKNQALNLTSRSGRAAVKSHMDAMGYNDSEYNLDTLYEDFLKLADRKGQVFDYDLESLMHFANLREEDDFFKLNYLSVQSGSVMATTSIKLQCGDEEKCEAAVGNGPVDALYQCIYRLTGYDIVLDKFDLTAKGEGEDGLGQADIIANYKGRKYHGTGLATDIVEASGQALLHVINSIHRADQIAEIKQTKKIATV, from the coding sequence ATGAACGATCAAGTCATTATATTCGATACGACCTTGCGCGATGGCGAACAAGCCCTTTCCGCAAGCCTAACAGTAAAAGAAAAATTGCAGATCGCTTATGCGCTGGAACGTCTAGGTGTAGACATTATCGAAGCCGGTTTCCCAGTGTCTTCTCCTGGCGACTTTGAATCGGTAAAAACCATCGCGCAAAATATTAAAGGTAGCCGTATTTGTGCCCTATCTCGCGCCGTCGAAAAAGACATCGATGTCGCAGCTGAGGCACTAAAAGTTGCAGAAGCTTTCCGAATTCATACCTTTATATCCACCTCAACCATTCACGTTCAAGACAAACTTCGTCGTAGCTATGATGATGTGGTTGATATGGCAGTCAACGCCGTCAAACGTGCGCGTAAATACACCGACGACGTGGAATTTTCTTGTGAAGATGCAGGCCGTACACCCATTGATAATCTATGTCGTATCGTTGAAGCCGCGATTAATGCAGGCGCTACAACGGTTAACATTCCAGATACAGTGGGTTATACCCTACCGAATGAATTTGGCGGCATTATTGAAACCCTATTTAACCGCGTACCCAATATTGATAAAGCGGTCATTTCCGTCCACTGTCACGATGATCTAGGCATGTCGGTGGCGACCTCTATGGCTGCCATTCAAGCTGGTGCTCGCCAAGTTGAAGGCACCATTAATGGCATAGGTGAACGCGCCGGTAACTGTGCGCTAGAAGAAATCGCCATGATCATTAAAACTCGCGCGGAATTCTTAGGGGTCACCACTGGGCTAAAATACGATGAAATTCACCGCACCAGCAAACTAGTTAGCCAGCTCTGTAACATGCCAATTCAAAGCAACAAAGCGATTGTGGGTGCCAATGCCTTCAGCCATTCATCCGGCATTCACCAAGATGGCATGCTAAAGAACAAAAACACTTACGAAATCATGACGCCAGAATCGATTGGCCTTAAAAACCAAGCGCTAAACCTAACTAGCCGCTCTGGCCGTGCCGCAGTGAAGAGTCACATGGACGCGATGGGTTACAATGACTCAGAATACAACCTAGATACGCTATACGAAGACTTCTTGAAACTAGCGGATCGCAAAGGCCAAGTATTTGATTACGATCTTGAGTCACTAATGCACTTTGCTAACTTGCGCGAAGAGGACGACTTCTTTAAATTGAATTATCTAAGTGTGCAATCTGGCAGCGTGATGGCGACCACCAGCATCAAATTGCAATGTGGTGATGAAGAGAAATGTGAAGCCGCTGTCGGTAATGGCCCGGTTGATGCGCTATACCAATGTATCTATCGCCTAACCGGTTATGACATCGTACTAGACAAGTTTGATCTTACCGCCAAAGGTGAAGGTGAAGATGGTTTAGGCCAAGCTGACATTATTGCTAACTACAAGGGCCGCAAATACCACGGTACTGGCCTTGCGACCGATATCGTTGAAGCGTCAGGCCAGGCACTACTTCATGTTATCAATAGCATTCATCGTGCCGATCAAATCGCTGAAATCAAACAAACGAAGAAAATTGCCACGGTTTAA
- the leuO gene encoding transcriptional regulator LeuO, translating into MTLPTEQQNPAINVRTESTLRGVDLNLLTVFDAVMQEQNITRAAQFLGMSQPAVSNAVARLKVMFNDELFMRHGRGIQPTQRARQLFGPLRQALQLVRNELPNSIFVPETSERVFKLAVCSPCDLRFAPRIMRGIAEKSPSIQLSLDADFDHQLPEKLRYQEVDFVIDYARFDQPGYSSTEIFSDELVVVVAANHPRIGSQISQAEFMTEKHAALSKVNGVRSFYERVYGSDLECQESYQGTSLSNILYVVGQSELVTVVPRWLVDSIPNRASYKVLAYPFSDNKVAGYLSWHESSEKDKGHIWMRDQLMIICGETLAAMR; encoded by the coding sequence ATGACACTTCCTACAGAACAACAAAACCCAGCGATTAATGTGAGAACAGAATCAACATTACGTGGTGTTGATCTTAACTTATTAACGGTTTTCGATGCCGTCATGCAAGAGCAGAACATCACTCGTGCTGCACAATTTTTAGGGATGTCACAGCCGGCTGTAAGTAATGCGGTTGCGCGTTTGAAGGTGATGTTTAATGACGAACTTTTCATGCGTCATGGTCGCGGCATTCAACCGACACAACGTGCGCGTCAATTGTTTGGTCCACTGCGTCAAGCTCTGCAGCTAGTACGAAATGAATTACCAAATTCAATCTTCGTACCAGAAACTTCTGAGCGTGTATTCAAACTTGCGGTTTGTAGCCCATGTGATTTACGTTTTGCTCCTCGCATCATGCGTGGTATTGCTGAAAAATCACCAAGCATCCAATTAAGTCTTGATGCGGATTTTGATCACCAATTACCAGAAAAACTACGTTATCAAGAAGTGGATTTTGTGATTGATTACGCGCGTTTTGATCAACCTGGATATTCAAGCACTGAAATCTTTAGTGATGAATTAGTGGTTGTGGTTGCGGCAAATCACCCACGTATTGGGTCGCAAATTAGCCAAGCTGAGTTCATGACGGAAAAGCATGCTGCGCTATCTAAAGTAAATGGTGTTCGTAGTTTTTATGAGCGCGTATATGGCAGCGACCTTGAATGCCAAGAGTCTTACCAAGGTACGAGCTTGAGCAATATTTTATATGTTGTCGGTCAATCAGAATTGGTGACGGTTGTACCTCGTTGGTTAGTGGATTCAATTCCAAACCGTGCAAGTTACAAAGTTTTGGCTTACCCATTCAGCGACAACAAAGTAGCTGGTTACCTAAGCTGGCACGAATCAAGTGAAAAAGACAAAGGTCACATCTGGATGCGTGATCAATTAATGATCATCTGTGGCGAAACGCTAGCGGCAATGAGGTAA